In Rhodopirellula sp. P2, the DNA window ATGTCTTGGAAGTCGGCTGCGGAACCGGACACGCCGGCATCGCCGCTTTGCTGCGTGGGGCTCGCGTGACCTTGACCGACGGTGTGGAAGACCCGCTGCAATTGGTGCGGCTCAGTTTGTCTCGTCTGGGATTGCACACGGACGTGCAAGTCTTCCGATTGGGCGAGGATTCGCTGGCCCCCAAGAAGTTCCCGTTCATCCTGGGCAGTGATGTCACGTACCTCCGCACGCTGTGGCCAGAACTGTTGCAGTCGGCCGCGGAACATTTGACCGACGACGGGCAATTGATCTTGAGCGATCCGCAACGGCTGATCGCGACGGAGTTCTCCCAATGGGTGAAGGACCAACCCTGGGACTACACCGAGCACACCGTGGAAATGGACGACGACCCCGAGCACCCCATCCGCATCATGGTGTTGACGCAGGATTAGCGAGCCGCCTCCGACTCGGAGTAGCCGGATTCGCCAGAATTCGGAGTCACCAAGTCGTCGGATTTTGCGAGTCGT includes these proteins:
- a CDS encoding class I SAM-dependent methyltransferase, producing MADSLSFAWHWEDTLIAGKERPLAVASDPDAMLIEACERQDAGEEGVIDPFWATTWRAASGLDRFLDRVPIHNQDVLEVGCGTGHAGIAALLRGARVTLTDGVEDPLQLVRLSLSRLGLHTDVQVFRLGEDSLAPKKFPFILGSDVTYLRTLWPELLQSAAEHLTDDGQLILSDPQRLIATEFSQWVKDQPWDYTEHTVEMDDDPEHPIRIMVLTQD